A genomic segment from Diospyros lotus cultivar Yz01 chromosome 5, ASM1463336v1, whole genome shotgun sequence encodes:
- the LOC127801295 gene encoding hypothetical protein At1g04090-like translates to MMVSLPRSSSQNRYMKPLPAETVFKLPSPLPTWPPGDGFARGAIDLGGLIVCQISSFTKVWSALQGGPGNSGATFFEPSQLPEEFSVLGHYAQPNNKQLFGWVLAGKDATTDSSHSALKLPIDYGLVWSSNALKIKQDSHGYIWLPIPPDGYKAIGYLVTNSPLKPSLDKIRCVRSDFTDICQKHKWIWGPKKKLNPKKLNVYSLTPVHRGIKELAVPTGTFLVQDNENDSTPQALACLKNANANYLSSMPNLNQIQALVQAYSPYIYFHPSEKYFPSSVTWFFKNGAKLYRLGEEPNPVPIEPSGSNLPQGGANDGTFWLDLPADRAAKSHGKSGDLHEAKVYLHIKPMLGATFTDIAIWLFFPFNGPGKAKIWGIVTFPLGKIGQHIGDWEHLTLRISNFNGELRSVYLSQHSRGRWISASELEFEDGNRPAIYASLHGHALFPRAGGRLQGKIGIGVGNDTSGSEMVMDTAERCVIVAAAYLGEAVAEPPWLNYCRKWGPKIRYFDCLGMRGALRKTRIPKEVFGEEGPVGPNMKGNWRGDETESKEDIV, encoded by the exons ATGATGGTAAGCCTTCCAAGATCATCTTCACAAAACAGATATATGAAGCCATTGCCTGCTGAAACCGTGTTCAAGCTTCCTTCCCCATTACCCACTTGGCCTCCGG GTGATGGCTTTGCCAGAGGAGCCATTGATCTGGGAGGATTGATAGTGTGCCAAATATCATCTTTCACCAAGGTTTGGTCAGCCCTGCAGGGTGGCCCTGGAAATTCCGGAGCCACATTCTTTGAGCCATCCCAATTGCCTGAGGAATTCTCAGTGCTCGGTCACTATGCCCAGCCGAACAACAAGCAGCTATTTGGCTGGGTTCTTGCCGGAAAGGATGCTACGACTGACTCATCGCACAGTGCCTTGAAGCTGCCAATTGACTATGGTCTTGTTTGGAGCAGCAATGCCCTGAAAATTAAGCAAGATAGCCATGGCTATATCTGGCTGCCAATCCCACCAGatgggtacaaagccattgGCTATCTTGTCACAAATTCACCTCTCAAGCCCTCGCTCGACAAAATCCGGTGCGTTCGATCCGATTTCACTGACATTTGCCAGAAACACAAATGGATTTGGGGTCCCAAAAAGAAGCTCAATCCGAAGAAACTGAATGTATATAGCTTGACACCAGTACATAGAGGGATCAAAGAATTGGCTGTTCCAACAGGCACATTTCTAGTCCAAGACAACGAGAATGATTCCACACCACAGGCTTTGGCTTGTTTGAAGAATGCCAATGCCAACTACTTATCGTCCATGCCTAATCTGAACCAAATACAGGCACTGGTTCAAGCCTACTCTCCATACATTTATTTCCATCCCAGTGAAAAGTACTTCCCCTCTTCTGTAACCTGGTTTTTCAAAAATGGGGCAAAACTATACCGACTAGGCGAGGAGCCGAATCCAGTTCCAATCGAGCCGAGTGGATCGAACCTCCCGCAAGGCGGGGCCAACGACGGCACCTTCTGGTTGGACCTCCCGGCCGACAGAGCCGCCAAGAGCCATGGCAAGAGCGGCGATCTTCATGAAGCCAAGGTCTACTTGCATATCAAGCCGATGCTCGGCGCAACATTTACTGATATCGCAATATGGCTATTCTTCCCGTTCAATGGCCCAGGAAAGGCTAAAATCTGGGGGATTGTTACCTTTCCATTGGGGAAAATAGGGCAGCACATTGGCGATTGGGAACACTTGACGCTTCGAATCAGCAACTTCAATGGAGAACTAAGAAGCGTCTATCTGTCACAGCATAGTAGAGGAAGATGGATAAGCGCCTCGGAGCTTGAATTTGAAGATGGAAACCGGCCGGCGATCTACGCATCGCTGCACGGCCACGCCTTGTTTCCGAGGGCTGGAGGACGGCTGCAGGGGAAAATAGGGATCGGCGTGGGGAATGACACTTCGGGGAGTGAAATGGTGATGGATACTGCGGAAAGATGTGTGATCGTTGCGGCGGCGTATTTGGGAGAGGCGGTGGCTGAGCCGCCATGGCTGAATTATTGCAGAAAATGGGGGCCTAAAATTAGGTATTTTGATTGTCTTGGGATGAGAGGTGCTTTGAGGAAGACGAGGATTCCTAAGGAAGTGTTTGGAGAGGAAGGGCCTGTTGGCCCCAACATGAAGGGTAATTGGCGGGGAGACGAGACTGAATCTAAGGAAGACATTGTATAA